The Lepisosteus oculatus isolate fLepOcu1 chromosome 4, fLepOcu1.hap2, whole genome shotgun sequence genome window below encodes:
- the adam9b gene encoding disintegrin and metalloproteinase domain-containing protein 9 isoform X2 translates to MGQKTYGLEPVIRSSANEHLLFLLEHSQKDPFVCGVTNEMPPFEINTESHSQHYQGHTDTVESMTRMFRKKRNLPQTRYVELILVADKQMYDDRNANETALQKDMVQMANLLDGYYKQLNVRVILVGVEIWNNQNPIDVDGSAGEVLGRFVQWRKNVLIPRKKHDVGQLIVGRKTSYPQGVLGMAFVGTVCSVSSAGGINVFGGSTLQFVSTVIAHEMGHNLGMNHDDKRNCNCAVKSCIMNSGASGSTTFSSCSGTDFENLILQGRGICLKNQPSSLDIFSVAGCGNGVLDQGEQCDCGKPEDCQDKCCDAATCTFTRGSYCSQGSCCDNCQLKVAGTPCRESVNICDLPEYCIGTSPFCPNDYYIMDGYPCENNTAYCYEGRCQTYDYQCQKLFTKDANKAPNICFEDANTRGDRFGNCGMTGTIFNRCTVENALCGKIQCSGVDVTNPPFGSTITVKNIGNTQCVNVDFDLGSDVLDPGYVSRGSGCSQGKACVDFKCTNASELNFNCDIQTKCSGNGVCNNQGNCHCNAGWAPPDCSRKGSGGSIDSGPTTIDTSVRDGLLIFFLLVVPIIIIVLVLLFLFKRGWKPQCLREKRSRQYRSRNSAPTNAQRAAPQSQPQSHPGPPQPATIYPPRSSDLPPRSRNSAPTNAQRAAPQSQPQSHPGPPQPATIYPPRSSDLPPSRKDVSFSLPQYQPSETPLPIHQQGPGVPRPIPPAQPQQS, encoded by the exons ATGGGACAGAAAACCTATGGACTTGAGCCAGTCATCCGTTCATCAGCCAATGAGCACCTCCTGTTCCTATTGGAGCACAGCCAGAAAGACCCATTTGTGTGTGGAGTGACCAATGAGATGCCTCCATTTGAAATCAATACTGAGTCCCACAGCCAGCACTACCAGGGCCACACAGACACAGTAGAATCCATGACCAGAATGTTCAGG AAAAAGCGAAACCTGCCCCAGACCAGATATGTGGAATTGATTTTGGTTGCAGACAAACAAATG TACGATGACAGGAATGCCAATGAGACAGCACTGCAGAAGGACATGGTTCAGATGGCCAACCTCCTCGATGGG TACTATAAGCAGCTGAATGTCCGTGTGATCCTGGTGGGGGTGGAGATCTGGAATAACCAGAACCCCATTGATGTGGACGGTTCAGCGGGGGAGGTCCTGGGCCGCTTTGTCCAGTGGCGGAAGAATGTGCTGATCCCCAGGAAGAAACATGACGTGGGACAGCTCATAGT tgGACGAAAAACCTCTTACCCACAGGGAGTGCTGGGAATGGCTTTTGTTGGCACAGTGTGTTCTGTAAGCAGTGCTGGAGGAATCAATGTG TTCGGGGGCAGCACTCTGCAGTTCGTCTCCACGGTGATAGCCCATGAAATGGGGCACAATTTGGGAATGAACCATGATGACAAACGCAATTGTAATTGCGCCGTGAAATCCTGCATAATGAACAGTGGAGCAAG TGGGTCGACCACCTTCAGCTCCTGCAGTGGGACTGACTTTGAAAATCTGATCCTGCAAGGAAGAGGCATCTGTCTGAAGAACCAGCCTTCTTCCTTGGACATCTTCTCGGTGGCTGGTTGTGGGAATGGGGTGCTGGATCAAGGGGAGCAGTGTGACTGTGGCAAGCCTGAG GATTGCCAAGATAAGTGCTGTGATGCAGCTACATGCACATTCACAAGAGGATCCTACTGCTCTCAAGGCAGCTGTTGTGACAATTGCCAG CTCAAAGTTGCGGGAACACCTTGCAGAGAGTCAGTTAATATCTGTGACCTGCCAGAATACTGCATTGGCACCTCGCCCTTCTGTCCCAATGACTACTACATAATGGATGGATACCCCTGTGAAAACAACACAGCATACTGTTATGAGGGACGGTGCCAGACCTATGATTATCAATGCCAAAAGCTGTTCACCAAAG ATGCTAATAAAGCTCCCAACATCTGCTTTGAAGATGCCAATACCAGAGGAGATAGGTTTGGGAACTGTGGAATGACAGGGACAATTTTTAATAGATGTACAGTGGA GAATGCTCTGTGTGGGAAGATACAGTGCAGTGGTGTTGATGTAACCAATCCACCCTTTGGTTCTACTATTACTGTGAAGAATATCGGAAATACCCAGTGTGTGAATGTGGACTTTGACCTAGGCTCGGATGTCCTGGACCCAGGATATGTCAGCAGAGGCTCAGGCTGTTCCCAAGGAAAG GCCTGTGTTGACTTTAAGTGCACCAACGCCTCTGAGCTTAACTTTAATTGTGATATACAGACGAAATGCAGTGGCAATGGG GTTTGTAATAATCAAGGAAACTGTCACTGTAATGCTGGCTGGGCCCCCCCAGACTGTAGCAGAAAGGGCTCAGGAGGCAGTATAGACAGCGGACCCACAACTATAG ACACCTCTGTCAGAGATGGCCTGCTCATCTTCTTCCTCCTGGTGGTGCCCATCATCATCATTGTTCTCGTTCTCCTCTTCCTTTTCAAGCGGGGCTGGAAGCCTCAGTGCCTGAGGGAGAAGCGCTCCCGTCAGTACAG GTCGCGTAACTCAGCACCCACAAATGCTCAGAGGGCAGCACCACAAagtcagccacagagccacccagGGCCACCTCAG CCTGCCACCATTTATCCACCACGTTCTTCTGACCTCCCACCCAG GTCGCGTAACTCAGCACCCACAAATGCTCAGAGGGCAGCACCACAAagtcagccacagagccacccagGGCCACCTCAG CCTGCCACCATTTATCCACCACGTTCTTCTGACCTCCCACCCAG CCGCAAAGATGTGAGTTTCAGCCTTCCACAGTACCAGCCCTCTGAGACCCCTCTGCCAATCCACCAGCAGGGACCTGGTGTGCCTCGACCCATTCCCCCAGCACAGCCCCAGCAGTCCTGA